In Ovis canadensis isolate MfBH-ARS-UI-01 breed Bighorn chromosome 3, ARS-UI_OviCan_v2, whole genome shotgun sequence, one DNA window encodes the following:
- the TMDD1 gene encoding transmembrane and death domain protein 1 — MAARAPAGALALAFWGWALAPAGAVDAMGPHAAVRLAQLLTPEECGHFQSLLKAPEPDVEAELARLSEDQLAQPEPVPTSARPGQRRRRREAAGKPAAEAADVSDGCREGLAAWLAAEAPSLSWDRVARALRRSGRPDVARELGKNLHQQATLQLRKFGQRYLPTADAPAVPAPALRSRRSSVPEPDWDKLELIVERLPQGPYQRSPAGWAGPLALGFLTGFGGALGVGALLILLIPWITGGDGDWVRLGSPRPPTPPLLRSARAPGCGEAEPLLTAEPLASPAAWAAGGAHTSLPL; from the coding sequence GCGGGGGCCCTGGCGCTGGCGTTCTGGGGCTGGGCTTTGGCTCCGGCGGGGGCCGTGGACGCCATGGGCCCTCACGCGGCCGTCCGCCTGGCCCAGCTGCTAACCCCGGAGGAGTGCGGCCACTTCCAATCGCTGCTGAAGGCGCCGGAGCCGGACGTCGAGGCTGAGCTGGCCAGGCTTTCGGAGGACCAGCTGGCTCAGCCCGAGCCTGTGCCCACGTCGGCGAGGCCAGGCCAACGGCGGCGGAGGCGCGAGGCAGCGGGGAAGCCGGCGGCCGAGGCTGCCGACGTGTCCGACGGCTGCCGGGAGGGGCTGGCGGCCTGGCTGGCTGCCGAGGCCCCGTCCTTGTCGTGGGACCGCGTGGCCCGGGCCCTGCGGCGCAGCGGCCGCCCAGACGTGGCCCGGGAGCTGGGCAAGAACCTCCACCAGCAGGCAACGCTACAGCTGCGCAAGTTCGGGCAGCGCTACCTGCCCACAGCCGACGCCCCCGCTGTCCCCGCCCCGGCCCTGCGTTCCCGCCGCTCCTCGGTTCCCGAGCCCGACTGGGACAAGCTGGAGCTGATCGTGGAGCGACTGCCCCAGGGGCCGTATCAGCGGAGCCCCGCGGGCTGGGCCGGGCCGCTGGCTCTCGGCTTCCTCACCGGCTTCGGGGGGGCGCTGGGCGTCGGGGCGCTGCTCATCCTACTCATTCCGTGGATCACCGGCGGCGATGGCGACTGGGTGCGGCTGGGCAGCCCCCGGCCGCCCACCCCGCCCCTTCTTCGGTcagccagggctcctggctgtggGGAAGCGGAACCAC